AGGGCTTATTCCTTCAAACTGGTGCGCCAGCCGGAAGCGTGCTGATAATAATAAACCGCCTCCTTTTCCAGCTCCTTCATCCGGGCATCCGGCTTCACAGGCTCCCCGTCACGGAAAAACTCCGCGCCGCGCTGGGGTTTAAGCACCACCATGTCCCTTCCCTTCAAGTAGCCGATGTACTGGTAATTGCTCACGAAATACCGGGACTGGTAGGAGGGTTTCAAGGCGTCCTTTCCATAAAACGCCGCATCATACGGCCATTTCAGCAGGCCGAGCAGGGTGGGCAGCACGTCAATCTGGCTGACAGGCGTCTCAATCCGTTCCGGCTTCAGCAGGGCCGGAGCGTAGAAAATGGAGAAAATGCGGTGCGTTTCCGGATTAAGCGTCTGTTTCCCGGCGCTGCCCGCGCCATGGTCCGCCACAAACACGAACAGCGTATTCTCAAACCACGGTTTGCTCCTGGCCTCCTCCACAAAGGCCCCCACGGCATAATCCGCGTACTTGACGGCGCCCATGCGCCCGGTATGGGAAGGAATGTCTATGCGCCCTTCCGGATAGGTATAGGGGCGGTGGTTGGACGTGGTGAACACCACCTGTAAAAAAGGAGAGCCGCTTTTGAAGGACTCATCCGCCTCACGCACGGCGCGGCGGAACAGGTCTTCATCACAGACGCCCCAGATGGTGGAATGGGTCACCTCTGAATCATCCATGGAATTGCGGTCCAGAACCTGGAAGCCGTTGTTCCCGAAGAAGTAATTCATGTTGTCAAAATACCCGTAGCCGCCGTAGATCCACTTGAGGTCATACCCCTTGTCCCTGAATATGGACCCGATGGTCTGCAAATGCTCATTCCCCTCCTGGCGGAGGATGGACATGCCGGGCAGCGGCGGTATGGACGTGCTGACCGCCTCCAGCCCGCGCACGGAGCGGGTGCCCGTGGCATAGGTATTCGGGAAGAAAATGCCCTCTTTGCCCAGACGGCTCAGGCACGGCGTGACATTCGCGCCGTCCTCCCGGCACTCGTTTAAAAACTCCGCCCCCATGCTCTCCATGACCACAACCACGACGTTGGGCCGGATGGCTTCCCCGGAGGGGCGCACCCGCCTCTTCACGCTGCCTGATGCGGCGTCAGGCACGGACGTGTCATCCGCCGTGAATTCCCGGGCCAGAAACGCCGCCGCATCCGCGTCCGGCAGCGTCTTGTAATAATCGCGGTAGTCCAGTTCATTCTTGAGAAAGGCGCTGAACAGGCTGTAAAGGCCGTCCTTGGCCATTTCCGAGTTATAGCGGTTGTTCACGGCATCCGCATCCTTGATGTCCACCAGCCAATACCCTCCCGTTATGCACGCCAGCAGGAACAGCACCACGCAGCCCCGCTTCCACCCCGCGGGAGCTTCCCCATGGCGGGGAACCAGAAAACGCTTCATCCCCCAGACGGCCAGGACGGATACAGCCAGAATGGCGATAAGAATCGGGATGATGGGGTAGGATTCATAAATATTCCCGATCACCTCCTTGGTATAAATCAGGTAATCCACCGCAATGAAATTGAAGCTGGCTTCAAACTCATTCCAGAAGAAGGCTTCCGCCACGTCCTCAAACAGGTTGGCGAGCACAAACAGGAAAAACCATGCGCAGGTGATCCA
This portion of the Akkermansia massiliensis genome encodes:
- a CDS encoding LTA synthase family protein — its product is MIRYYWGRFWPFLLLAFGIEAVENLFTVFFEYRNMDFGVIPLLKTAYIFVTEFSITMCYWLIPYAVYLWILPRGRAGGKADRWITCAWFFLFVLANLFEDVAEAFFWNEFEASFNFIAVDYLIYTKEVIGNIYESYPIIPILIAILAVSVLAVWGMKRFLVPRHGEAPAGWKRGCVVLFLLACITGGYWLVDIKDADAVNNRYNSEMAKDGLYSLFSAFLKNELDYRDYYKTLPDADAAAFLAREFTADDTSVPDAASGSVKRRVRPSGEAIRPNVVVVVMESMGAEFLNECREDGANVTPCLSRLGKEGIFFPNTYATGTRSVRGLEAVSTSIPPLPGMSILRQEGNEHLQTIGSIFRDKGYDLKWIYGGYGYFDNMNYFFGNNGFQVLDRNSMDDSEVTHSTIWGVCDEDLFRRAVREADESFKSGSPFLQVVFTTSNHRPYTYPEGRIDIPSHTGRMGAVKYADYAVGAFVEEARSKPWFENTLFVFVADHGAGSAGKQTLNPETHRIFSIFYAPALLKPERIETPVSQIDVLPTLLGLLKWPYDAAFYGKDALKPSYQSRYFVSNYQYIGYLKGRDMVVLKPQRGAEFFRDGEPVKPDARMKELEKEAVYYYQHASGWRTSLKE